The proteins below come from a single Drosophila suzukii chromosome X, CBGP_Dsuzu_IsoJpt1.0, whole genome shotgun sequence genomic window:
- the LOC108015110 gene encoding uncharacterized protein produces the protein MENLQVRRLLLGLAGLVLIGPGSVESRPGGGGRSAMDLQSHYLQAITAYRRLERILPKEELRAVTGIGLLNGARQAEEQMEQHLVGAVRELLYQMNLTESARVMSKIDAIEQQLSRDQRALEILNRVMDVVSQAKDDHEFRVELREMAQQQRMEELYQQELSADLTDQPKLGERLGELRKNIIRQVPQMKNELEAKIEKALQHLLEQAGKDGLLAKAKQKVVHKRQVKKGAGEEQQEQEQEDRTEQEEAEQRQMPQEMRIIKSILSEAHDLRFQDDFQENMLDQPPPRRIKIEPLASELDDLEMNAKKSPNITAKARGKPKVSAKPEKQVEAEGTGSSELATDDADDEGGEEDPGAGGGGGGGGGGGLVGIIGSLSGGEGGSDVGALIGALTGLVSTLFGPGGLDVQGLIQTGTSLISGLLGGNKNFGLVLGQYVGTALDGLSGGGGAINNGQFLGNFFGTVLAALSADPEEEGPPQPLTFTKNLITSFLEAKFRPNSEEGSEERHGSAELPRPRKKKEGGGWAAAAASNFDSGGFVKQVASHLVSNALGLILNAGLGAAGGASSAAKNIFASSSMGHHAKPADHHHRSWNPYDHEPF, from the exons ATGGAGAACCTGCAAGTGAGGCGATTGCTCCTCGGACTAGCCGGATTAGTCCTTATCGGTCCGGGATCGGTGGAGAGTAGGCCGGGTGGTGGGGGGAGGTCCGCAATGGACCTGCAGTCGCACTATCTTCAGGCCATCACCGCCTATCGCAGGCTGGAGAGGATCCTGCCCAAGGAGGAGCTGCGGGCGGTGACGGGCATTGGACTGCTCAACGGAGCCCGCCAGGCGGAGGAGCAGATGGAACAGCATCTGGTGGGGGCCGTCAGGGAGCTGTTGTACCAGATGAATCTCACGGAAAGCGCACGGGTCATGTCCAAGATCGATGCCATCGAACAGCAGTTGTCCCGGGACCAGAGAGCCCTGGAGATCCTCAACAGGGTGATGGATGTGGTGTCCCAGGCCAAGGACGATCACGAGTTCCGGGTGGAGCTGAGGGAAATGGCCCAGCAGCAACGGATGGAGGAGCTGTACCAGCAGGAACTCTCCGCCGATCTCACCGACCAGCCGAAACTGGGCGAGAGACTGGGAGAGCTGAGGAAGAACATCATCAGGCAGGTGCCGCAGATGAAGAACGAACTGGAGGCCAAGATTGAGAAGGCACTGCAGCACCTGCTGGAGCAGGCTGGCAAGGATGGGCTGCTGGCCAAGGCCAAGCAGAAGGTGGTCCACAAGAGGCAGGTTAAGAAGGGAGCAGGAgaggagcagcaggagcaggagcaggaagATCGAACGGAGCAGGAGGAGGCGGAGCAGCGACAGATGCCCCAGGAAATGAGGATTATCAAGTCCATACTGTCTGAG GCTCATGACTTGCGCTTCCAGGACGACTTTCAGGAGAACATGTTGGACCAGCCGCCGCCGAGGAGGATCAAAATAGAGCCCCTGGCCTCGGAGCTCGATGACCTGGAAATGAACGCAAAG AAGTCGCCAAATATTACAGCCAAGGCCAGAGGCAAACCGAAAGTGAGTGCCAAGCCGGAGAAACAGGTGGAGGCGGAGGGCACAGGCTCCTCGGAGCTGGCCACGGATGACGCGGATGACGAGGGAGGAGAAGAGGATCCTGGAGcaggtggaggaggaggaggaggaggaggtggtggCCTGGTGGGCATCATCGGCAGCCTCAGCGGT GGTGAAGGCGGTTCCGATGTGGGTGCTCTTATTGGTGCCCTCACCGGCCTGGTCTCCACCTTATTTGGC CCCGGTGGACTGGATGTCCAAGGTCTGATCCAAACGGGAACCTCGCTGATTTCTGGTCTCTTGGGTGGCAACAAGAACTTTGGTCTCGTCCTGGGGCAATATGTGGGCACCGCCTTGGATGGACTTTCTGGAGGCGGCGGAGCG ATTAACAATGGCCAGTTCTTGGGCAACTTTTTTGGCACTGTGTTGGCCGCCCTCAGCGCA GATCCCGAGGAGGAGGGCCCGCCGCAGCCGCTAACCTTCACCAAGAACCTGATAACCAGCTTCCTGGAGGCCAAGTTCCGACCAAATTCGGAGGAGGGCTCCGAGGAGCGGCACGGAAGTGCAGagctgccacgcccccgcAAGAAAAAAGAGGGCGGCGGATGGGCGGCAGCGGCGGCCAGTAACTTCGATTCCGGTGGGTTTGTGAAGCAGGTGGCCTCCCACCTGGTCAGCAATGCCCTGGGATTGATCCTGAACGCCGGACTGGGGGCCGCCGGAGGGGCTTCGAGTGCGGCCAAGAACATCTTCGCCAGCAGCAGCATGGGCCACCATGCCAAGCCGGCGGATCACCATCATCGATCTTGGAATCCCTACGACCACGAGCCATTCTAG
- the LOC108015423 gene encoding uncharacterized protein isoform X1 — protein sequence MQFTRSRLLLSMAVLSALLSLSLGFPAPQQSNSELEANFQDTSDPDLNPINAEEVLGVQERNKRKLPDATFEAKNAVLGFVFGKIDNFLDTKTRVIEQLDRSNIEKNKQWDIKSPVPIKDFQTLITAVVSPKIRSIGNIANDLTTGVLTTITAFSGSSSGGGNANAGLGNVVSKFLGFSGPILQGSSGGVNGIAGVTSPAPDSDEAGY from the exons atgcaGTTCACCAGGAGCCGTTTGTTATTATCGATGGCCGTGCTATCGGCATTGCTATCGTTATCGCTGGGCTTTCCCGCTCCTCAGCAAAGCAACTCTGAACTGGAGGCGAACTTCCAGGATACCAGCGATCCCGACTTGAATCCCATCAATGCAGAG GAGGTGTTAGGTGTCCAGGAGCGCAACAAAAGAAAACTGCCCGATGCCACATTCGAGGCTAAGAACGCAGTGCTCGGCTTTGTGTTTGGC AAAATCGACAACTTCCTGGACACAAAGACGCGGGTGATCGAGCAGCTGGACCGCTCGAACATCGAGAAGAACAAGCAGTGGGACATCAAGTCGCCGGTGCCCATCAAGGACTTCCAGACCCTCATCACCGCGGTGGTGTCGCCGAAGATCCGCTCGATCGGCAACATTGCCAACGACCTGACCACCGGTGTGCTGACCACCATCACCGCCTTCAGCGGCTCCTCGTCGGGCGGCGGGAACGCGAACGCCGGCCTGGGCAACGTGGTGTCCAAGTTCCTCGGCTTCTCGGGACCCATCCTGCAGGGATCCTCCGGCGGAGTGAACGGAATCGCCGGCGTGACGTCACCTGCTCCCGATTCCGATGAGGCGGGCTACTAG
- the LOC108015423 gene encoding uncharacterized protein isoform X2: MQFTRSRLLLSMAVLSALLSLSLGFPAPQQSNSELEANFQDTSDPDLNPINAESKRRRRAGGKDLSDAADIMSDASLELPSELLNKSLLTVTNISKSLSRLILNSARRYSRFVLFFKPVFGDALVVKGSEDPTTTTTVRTTTTTQETDKLNEV, translated from the exons atgcaGTTCACCAGGAGCCGTTTGTTATTATCGATGGCCGTGCTATCGGCATTGCTATCGTTATCGCTGGGCTTTCCCGCTCCTCAGCAAAGCAACTCTGAACTGGAGGCGAACTTCCAGGATACCAGCGATCCCGACTTGAATCCCATCAATGCAGAG AGCAAGAGGCGTCGTCGGGCGGGGGGCAAAGACCTAAGCGATGCCGCCGATATTATGAGCGATGCCTCCCTGGAACTTCCCTCCGAGCTCCTGAACAAGTCCCTGCTGACGGTCACCAACATCTCCAAGTCGCTGTCACGACTGATCCTG AACTCCGCCCGTCGCTACTCCCGCTTCGTGCTCTTCTTCAAGCCAGTTTTCGGAGATGCGCTGGTGGTCAAGGGCTCCGAGGACCCCACCACAACCACAACTGTGCGCACCACCACAACCACCCAGGAGACCGACAAGCTCAACGAAGTCTAA
- the LOC108015422 gene encoding microfibril-associated glycoprotein 4 isoform X2, with translation MSQMLQLDALVMAMACLSTTQTDLGGGLMVPPSLQNASSSSCPVSALSGLTTRMQSLTREIASVKEQIGSLQEQLVDLRRTGSPPAVALAASPHALGSRFLDLEPQLLAAGGAVGVPGTPENCLKQQHGVVRIRPRANVEPFFVFCDQKVRGGGWTMVVNRYDGSEDFNRKWADYQIGFGPLTTEFFIGLDKLHQITSSDNYELLVQLQNRKQDLRYAVYDHFSIGSESEQYRLNVLGKYQGDAEDALRQHTGKKFSTQDRDNDESEQNCAASQSGAFWYGGSCNLSNPFGLYQRLLERDVDGFKGILWRGFLDGPKGSLKIVRMLVRPRASS, from the exons ATGTCGCAGATGCTCCAGCTGGACGCCTTGGTCATGGCCATGGCGTGTCTGTCCACCACGCAAACGGATCTGGGCGGAGGTCTGATGGTTCCGCCCTCTTTGCAAAATGCG AGCTCCAGCAGCTGCCCAGTTTCAGCCTTGAGTGGCCTCACCACCCGGATGCAGTCGCTGACGAGGGAAATAGCCAGTGTGAAGGAGCAGATAGGCAGTCTACAGGAGCAACTGGTGGACTTGCGGAGGACGGGCAGTCCGCCGGCGGTGGCCCTCGCCGCCTCGCCCCACGCCCTGGGCTCTCGATT CCTGGACCTTGAGCCGCAACTCCTGGCCGCCGGCGGGGCAGTGGGTGTGCCCGGCACTCCGGAGAACTGCCTGAAGCAGCAGCACGGGGTGGTCCGCATCCGACCCCGGGCGAATGTGGAGCCCTTCTTCGTGTTCTGCGACCAGAAGGTGAGGGGTGGCGGCTGGACCATGGTGGTCAACCGGTACGACGGCAGCGAGGACTTCAATCGCAAGTGGGCCGACTACCAGATTGGCTTTGGACCGCTCACCACCGAGTTCTTCATCGGCCTGGACAAGCTGCACCAGATAACCAGCAGTGACAACTACGAGCTCTTGGTTCAGCTGCAGAATCGGAAGCAGGACCTGCGATACGCCGTATACGATCACTTCAGCATCGGCAGTGAGTCGGAGCAGTACAGGCTGAATGTCCTGGGAAAATACCAGGGCGATGCGGAGGACGCACTGCGCCAGCACACGGGCAAGAAATTCAGCACCCAGGATCGGGACAACGATGAGAGCGAGCAAAACTGCGCGGCCTCGCAGTCGGGGGCCTTTTGGTACGGCGGCTCCTGCAATCTCAG CAACCCCTTTGGCCTCTATCAACGCCTTCTCGAGCGAGATGTCGATGGTTTCAAGGGCATTTTGTGGCGTGGCTTTCTCGATGGACCCAAAGGATCTCTGAAAATTGTCCGCATGTTGGTTCGACCCCGCGCTAGTTCATAA
- the LOC108015422 gene encoding microfibril-associated glycoprotein 4 isoform X1, whose protein sequence is MSQMLQLDALVMAMACLSTTQTDLGGGLMVPPSLQNASSSSCPVSALSGLTTRMQSLTREIASVKEQIGSLQEQLVDLRRTGSPPAVALAASPHALGSRLPLHLDSLDLEPQLLAAGGAVGVPGTPENCLKQQHGVVRIRPRANVEPFFVFCDQKVRGGGWTMVVNRYDGSEDFNRKWADYQIGFGPLTTEFFIGLDKLHQITSSDNYELLVQLQNRKQDLRYAVYDHFSIGSESEQYRLNVLGKYQGDAEDALRQHTGKKFSTQDRDNDESEQNCAASQSGAFWYGGSCNLSNPFGLYQRLLERDVDGFKGILWRGFLDGPKGSLKIVRMLVRPRASS, encoded by the exons ATGTCGCAGATGCTCCAGCTGGACGCCTTGGTCATGGCCATGGCGTGTCTGTCCACCACGCAAACGGATCTGGGCGGAGGTCTGATGGTTCCGCCCTCTTTGCAAAATGCG AGCTCCAGCAGCTGCCCAGTTTCAGCCTTGAGTGGCCTCACCACCCGGATGCAGTCGCTGACGAGGGAAATAGCCAGTGTGAAGGAGCAGATAGGCAGTCTACAGGAGCAACTGGTGGACTTGCGGAGGACGGGCAGTCCGCCGGCGGTGGCCCTCGCCGCCTCGCCCCACGCCCTGGGCTCTCGATT ACCTCTCCACCTCGACAGCCTGGACCTTGAGCCGCAACTCCTGGCCGCCGGCGGGGCAGTGGGTGTGCCCGGCACTCCGGAGAACTGCCTGAAGCAGCAGCACGGGGTGGTCCGCATCCGACCCCGGGCGAATGTGGAGCCCTTCTTCGTGTTCTGCGACCAGAAGGTGAGGGGTGGCGGCTGGACCATGGTGGTCAACCGGTACGACGGCAGCGAGGACTTCAATCGCAAGTGGGCCGACTACCAGATTGGCTTTGGACCGCTCACCACCGAGTTCTTCATCGGCCTGGACAAGCTGCACCAGATAACCAGCAGTGACAACTACGAGCTCTTGGTTCAGCTGCAGAATCGGAAGCAGGACCTGCGATACGCCGTATACGATCACTTCAGCATCGGCAGTGAGTCGGAGCAGTACAGGCTGAATGTCCTGGGAAAATACCAGGGCGATGCGGAGGACGCACTGCGCCAGCACACGGGCAAGAAATTCAGCACCCAGGATCGGGACAACGATGAGAGCGAGCAAAACTGCGCGGCCTCGCAGTCGGGGGCCTTTTGGTACGGCGGCTCCTGCAATCTCAG CAACCCCTTTGGCCTCTATCAACGCCTTCTCGAGCGAGATGTCGATGGTTTCAAGGGCATTTTGTGGCGTGGCTTTCTCGATGGACCCAAAGGATCTCTGAAAATTGTCCGCATGTTGGTTCGACCCCGCGCTAGTTCATAA